In Oryza brachyantha chromosome 1, ObraRS2, whole genome shotgun sequence, the following are encoded in one genomic region:
- the LOC102708584 gene encoding uncharacterized protein LOC102708584 — protein sequence MSSSEERMFEMDPDPTSSPEASPKQHHSACHILEGLLGRCTQVEMEIHERAMKHVREIGEERKRSSLKRRLMMRLRKDGYDASLCRSSWVATSEHPGGDYEYIDVLVAGHDVDTSSRLIVDVDFRSQFQLARPAAWYAHLSGRLPPVFVGPPERLRQAVALLCVAAQRSLRESGLHVPPWRRPGYVQAKWLPCRSVALPPGGGDAAPAAAAAYGGGRAVVQWSVGKETRRRGGGGPRRSRLSVELSDSGAGGVS from the exons ATGAGCAGTTCTGAAGAAAGGATGTTCGAGATGGATCCTGACCCAACTTCATCGCCAGAAGCAAGCCCCAAACAGCATCACAGTGCATGCCACATACTTGAG GGTCTCCTTGGGAGGTGCACGCAGGTGGAGATGGAGATACATGAGAGGGCCATGAAGCATGTGAGGGAGATCggcgaggagaggaagaggagcagCTTGAAGAGGAGGCTGATGATGAGGCTGAGGAAAGATGGCTACGATGCATCTCTCTGCAGGTCTTCTTGGGTTGCCACCAGTGAGCATCCAGGAG GTGATTACGAGTACATCGACGTGCTCGTGGCAGGTCACGACGTTGACACGTCGTCTAGACTGATCGTGGACGTGGATTTCCGGTCCCAGTTCCAGCTGGCCAGGCCAGCAGCATGGTACGCCCACCTGTCGGgccggctgccgccggtgTTCGTGGGCCCGCCGGAGAGGCTGCGCCAGGCGGTGGCGCTGCTGTGCGTGGCGGCGCAGCGGTCGCTCCGGGAGAGCGGCCTGCACGTCCCGCCGTGGAGGCGGCCCGGTTACGTGCAGGCCAAGTGGCTCCCCTGCCGCAGCGTGGCGCTGccacccggcggcggcgacgcagcacccgctgccgccgcggcgtaCGGCGGTGGCCGCGCGGTGGTGCAGTGGTCGGTGGGGAAGGAGACGAGacggcgtggtggtggtggccccCGTAGGTCACGCCTCTCGGTGGAGCTGTCcgactccggcgccggcggggtgagctga
- the LOC102708305 gene encoding ribosomal lysine N-methyltransferase 3, with protein sequence MDASASTARRLRAFKRWMRDHGVVCSDALLLDVSEAAAGGGGVYVRALAALKEGDLVATIPRGACLTPRTSGAAGAIEAAELGGPLALAVAVMYERARGAESPWDAYLRLIPDREPVPLIWPADEAERLLAGTELDKIVKQDRQFICEDWKECIEPLILSGELEVGPDDFSLENYFSAKSLLSSRSFRIDSYHGSGMVPLADLFNHKTGGEHVHFTSAIETSDSDSEDGEDPSNTSSDEQSTIENSADIPSGGDEDLEMIVVRGVNAGEEVFNTYGTMGNAALLHRYGFTEIDNPYDIVNIDLALVTKWCSTKYSRRYSKARVSLWHNLGYSSCTGQDADYFEISYDGEPQLELLILLYVISLKSDAYDKLASVAHDLIGDDEVDSISSVVKVVRVTSHKQHPEINGLEKLSDVKKLLLKENVCSALASLADMRESLYGSDTLEDDRQKLQACSSVNERNLYHSLVLRVSERTILHKLKKYSSSWSRTKKRKHL encoded by the exons atggACGCTTCCGCCTCCACTGCACG CCGCCTACGGGCCTTCAAGCGGTGGATGCGGGACCACGGCGTCGTCTGCAGCGACGCGCTCCTCCTCGACGTctccgaggccgccgccggtggcggcggcgtctatgtgcgcgcgctcgccgcgcttAAGGAGGGGGACCTCGTGGCCACCATTCCGCGTGGTGCGTGCCTGACCCCGCGCacgtccggcgccgccggggccaTCGAGGCCGCCGAGCTCGGTGGGCccctcgcgctcgccgtcgccgtcatgtacgagcgcgcgcgcggcgccgagtcACCGTGGGATGCATACCTGCGCCTTATCCCCGACCGTGAACCCGTTCCGCTCATCTGGCCCGCCGACGAGGCCGagcgcctcctcgccggcacTGAGCTCGATAAG ATAGTGAAGCAAGACAGGCAATTCATTTGTGAGGACTGGAAAGAGTGTATTGAGCCACTCATTTTGTCAGGAGAACTTGAGGTTGGCCCAGATGATTTTAGCCTGGAGAATTATTTCTCTGCTAAGAGTCTTCTTTCGTCAAGGTCCTTCCGAATAGATAGCTATCATGGGTCTGGAATGGTACCCCTGGCTGACCT TTTTAACCACAAGACTGGTGGTGAACATGTCCATTTCACTTCAGCGATAGAAACCTCAGACTCAGATAGTGAAGATGGCGAAGATCCAAGCAACACTTCTAGTGATGAACAGTCAACTATAGAAAATTCTGCTGATATCCCTTCAG GAGGTGATGAAGATTTGGAAATGATTGTTGTGAGAGGTGTCAATGCAGGGGAGGAG GTTTTTAACACATATGGTACCATGGGAAATGCTGCTTTGCTTCATCGATATGGCTTCACAGAGATTGACAACCCATACGACATTGTCAACATTGACCTAGCTCTGGTTACTAAGTGGTGCTCAACCAAGTACTCCCGTCGATACTCAAAAGCAAGGGTATCACTCTGGCATAATCTGGGTTATTCAAGCTGCACTGGCCAAGATGCTGACTACTTTGAGATTTCATATGATGGAGAGCCCCAGCTTGAACTTTTGATCCTCCTTTATGTCATCTCCTTGAAGTCTGATGCTTATGACAAGCTGGCCAGCGTGGCTCATGATCTGATTGGTGACGATGAGGTTGACAGCATTAGTAGTGTGGTTAAGGTGGTCAGAGTAACAAGCCACAAGCAACATCCAGAAATTAACGGGCTTGAAAAACTATCTGATGTGAAGAAGCTATTGCTTAAGGAGAACGTTTGTTCTGCACTTGCATCCCTTGCTGACATGAGGGAGAGCCTCTATGGTTCAGACACTTTAGAAGATGACAGGCAAAAATTGCAGGCATGCTCTTCTGTTAATGAAAGGAATCTCTACCATTCTTTGGTACTGCGGGTGAGCGAGAGAACAATTCTTCATAAATTGAAGAAATATTCTTCTAGCTGGTCAAGGACCAAGAAGAGGAAACATCTCTAG
- the LOC102718127 gene encoding uncharacterized protein LOC102718127: MEVEICSSSELEHIAVAGGTQGSQDRAAVGAWRDRFRMVRLFGCRSSLSFIVWSLVGVALVVCFFSIVRQADTRQNHIYFRHLSATRELEEIEEEHFRMPPPHKVNPRAVKRRGPRKAPKVIDQYLDESSAIHALFFPDERTAVNPTKGGNDSMYFYPGRVWLDTDGHAIQAHGGGILYDHITAKYYWYGENKDGPTYQAHPKATHRVDIIGVSCYSSKDLWTWTNEGVVLPGEPNNANHDLHKSKVLERPKVIYNDRSRQYVMWMHIDDANYTKASVGVAVSNSPTGPFSYLYSFRPHGFESRDMTIFKDDDGSAYLFYSSRDNTELHVSPLTKDYLNITVAMRRILLRRHREAPAVFKLQGTYYMITSGCSGWAPNRALAHAAESIMGPWETLGNPCVGGNRFFRLTTFLSQSTFVLPLPGLPGTFIFMADRWNPSDLRDSRYVWLPLFIGGLADEPLDYSFGFPSWSRVSIYWHRKWRLPESWKRYT, from the exons ATGGAGGTTGAAAT CTGCTCTAGTTCGGAGCTCGAACACATTGCG GTAGCCGGCGGCACGCAGGGATCACAGGATCGTGCTGCTGTAGGAGCTTGGCGAGATAGATTCCGGATGGTTCGCTTGTTTG GATGCCGATCTTCCTTGTCTTTTATTGTATGGAGCTTGGTGGGAGTTGCCCTCGTTGTCTGCTTCTTTTCCATTGTCCGTCAAGCAGACACTAGGCAGAACCATATTTATTTCAGACACCTATCTGCTACCAGAGAGTTAGAAGAGATTGAGGAGGAGCATTTCCGCATGCCACCTCCTCACAAGGTTAATCCTCGTGCAGTGAAACGGCGGGGGCCTCGCAAGGCTCCAAAGGTTATTGACCAATATCTAGATGAGTCATCAGCAATACATGCCTTGTTCTTCCCTGATGAAAGAACTGCGGTGAACCCTACAAAAGGTGGAAATGACAGTATGTATTTCTATCCCGGTAGGGTATGGCTGGATACTGATGGACATGCCATTCAAGCCCATGGGGGTGGTATTCTGTATGATCACATCACAGCCAAATACTATTGGTATGGAGAAAACAAAGACGGGCCAACCTACCAAGCTCACCCCAAGGCGACTCATCGG GTTGACATTATTGGGGTAAGCTGCTACTCATCAAAGGACCTATGGACATGGACTAATGAAGGAGTTGTGCTTCCTGGAGAACCTAATAACGCCAATCATGACCTTCATAAATCCAAGGTGCTTGAGAGACCTAAGGTGATATATAATGATCGTAGTAGACAATATGTTATGTGGATGCATATTGACGATGCGAACTACACCAAAGCatctgttggtgttgctgtCAGCAACTCTCCCACCGGGCCTTTCTCCTACCTCTACAGCTTTCGTCCACATGGATTTGAAAGTAGAGACATGACAATCTTCAAAGATGATGATGGATCGGCTTACCTTTTCTACTCTTCTCGCGACAATACTGAGCTTCATGTCAGTCCATTGACAAAGGATTATCTTAATATCACAGTAGCAATGAGGAGAATATTACTAAGACGGCACAGGGAAGCTCCAGCTGTCTTCAAGCTTCAAGGAACTTACTACATGATAACCTCTGGCTGCTCAGGTTGGGCTCCTAACAGAGCATTAGCACATGCTGCAGAATCAATCATGGGCCCATGGGAGACATTGGGCAACCCATGTGTTGGAGGTAACAGGTTTTTCCGGTTGACAACATTCTTATCTCAAAGCACATTTGTGCTTCCCCTCCCTGGCTTGCCTGGTACCTTCATCTTCATGGCAGACAGATGGAATCCATCAGACTTGAGGGATTCTCGGTATGTTTGGTTACCTTTGTTCATTGGAGGATTGGCTGATGAACCATTGGACTACAGTTTTGGATTCCCATCGTGGTCGAGGGTGTCCATTTATTGGCACAGGAAATGGCGCCTACCTGAAAGTTGGAAGAGGTATACCTGA